The Populus alba chromosome 6, ASM523922v2, whole genome shotgun sequence genome contains a region encoding:
- the LOC118053492 gene encoding cuscuta receptor 1-like — MNHFQGQIPSKIGALLPRLEFLIMSDNGFNGSIPFSLGNISLLQVLDLSNNSLQGQIPGWIGIMSPIEFLDLSWNNFSGRLPPRFGTSSNLRYVYLSRNKLQGSIAMAFYDSSEIFALDLSHNNLTGIIPEWIDRLSNLRFLLLSYNNLEGEIPIQLSKLDQLILIDLSHNHLSGNILSWMISTHNFPVKSTYFDFLVISQQSFEFTTKNVSLSYKGDIIWYFKGIDFSCNNLTGEIPLEIGNLNMIKALNLSHNSLTGPIPPTFSNLKEIESLDLSYNKLDGEIPPRLIELFSLEVFSVANNNLSGKTPTRVAQFATFEESCYKDNPFLCGEPLPKICGAAMPPSPTPTLTNNEDNGGFMDMKVFYVTFWVAYIMVLLVIGVVLYINPYWRRAWFHFIEVSINICYYFLVDNLSILSKFGFSKP, encoded by the coding sequence ATGAATCACTTCCAAGGCCAAATCCCTTCAAAAATCGGAGCTCTTTTACCAAGgttagaatttttaattatgtctGACAATGGTTTCAATGGAAGCATTCCTTTCTCGTTGGGTAACATTAGCTTGCTGCAAGTGTTAGACCTATCCAACAATAGTTTGCAAGGGCAGATCCCTGGATGGATAGGGATTATGTCTCCTATTGAATTCTTGGACTTATCATGGAACAATTTCTCTGGTCGTTTACCACCTAGATTTGGCACTTCTTCAAATTTGAGATATGTTTATTTGTCTAGAAATAAGTTGCAAGGGTCGATCGCAATGGCATTTTATGACTCCTCTGAGATATTCGCATTAGATCTTTCCCATAATAATTTAACCGGTATAATTCCAGAATGGATTGATAGGTTATCTAACTTGAGATTTTTACTCTTGAGTTATAACAATCTTGAAGGTGAAATCCCAATTCAATTATCCAAGTTGGACCAATTAATCCTGATTGATCTTTCTCACAACCACCTTTCTGGTAACATCCTCTCTTGGATGATATCTACTCATAATTTCCCAGTAAAAAGTACTTACTTTGATTTTCTGGTCATATCTCAACAATCCTTCGAGTTTACAACGAAGAATGTATCCCTTTCTTATAAAGGCGATATTATCTGGTACTTCAAAGGAATTGATTTCTCATGCAACAATTTGACAGGAGAGATTCCTCTTGAAATTGGAAACCTCAATATGATCAAGGCATTGAACCTTTCACACAACAGTTTGACCGGACCAATTCCACCAACATTTTCAAACTTAAAGGAAATAGAGAGCTTGGATCTTTCCTACAACAAACTGGATGGAGAAATCCCACCTCGACTTATTGAACTATTTTCTCTAGAAGTTTTTAGTGTGGCTAACAATAATTTATCCGGTAAGACTCCTACGAGAGTTGCACAGTTTGCCACGTTTGAGGAGAGCTGCTACAAGGACAACCCTTTTCTTTGTGGAGAACCGCTACCCAAAATATGTGGTGCGGCTATGCCACCATCACCAACGCCAACTTTAACGAACAATGAAGATAATGGTGGCTTCATGGATATGAAGGTTTTCTATGTGACCTTTTGGGTTGCATACATCATGGTGTTGCTGGTAATAGGTGTAGTTCTATACATAAATCCATATTGGCGACGAGCTTGGTTTCACTTTATTGAGGTGAGCATCAACATTTGCTATTATTTTCTAGTGGACAATCTTTCCATTTTATCAAAGTTTGGGTTTTCAAAGCCTTGA
- the LOC118053491 gene encoding uncharacterized protein isoform X1, which yields MVFYFKARPEAGDYTIFMGLDKHENEELIKYGFPEDIWFHVDKMSSAHVYLRLHKGQTIDGISEGVLEDCVQLVKANSIQGNKVNNIDVVYTPWANLKKTASMDVGQVGFHNSKMVRTVRVEKRINEIVNRLNKTKVERKPDLKAEREAVNAAERAERKLHLRDKKRREEMERLEKERQAEMRSYKGLMVAEKMTSNKQIASENKSLQELEDDFM from the exons atGGTGTTCTACTTCAAAGCCAGACCAGAGGCAGGAGATTACACTATTTTTATGGGTCTTGACAAGCACGAGAACGAGGAGCTTATCAAATATGGTTTCCCTGAAGACATCTG GTTTCACGTGGACAAAATGTCTTCTGCCCATGTTTATTTAAGGCTGCATAAAGGTCAGACCATCGATGGTATAAGTGAAGGTGTACTTGAGGATTGCGTGCAGCTTGTCAAAGCAAATTCGATTCAAG GCAACAAGGTGAACAACATCGATGTTGTTTACACTCCATGGGCCAATTTGAAGAAAACTGCTTCCATGGATGTTGGCCAAGTCGGCTTCCACAATTCAAAGAtg GTTCGAACGGTGAGAGTGGAAAAGCGGATAAATGAGATAGTTAATAGATTGAACAAAACAAAGGTGGAAAGAAAGCCTGATTTGAAAG CCGAGAGAGAAGCAGTCAATGCAGCAGAAAGAGCAGAGAGAAAGCTTCATCTGAGAGATAAA AAACGACGTGAGGAAATGGAAAGGCTTGAAAAGGAGAGACAGGCAGAGATGAGGAGCTACAAGGGTTTGATGGTGGCTGAAAAGATGACATCTAACAAACAAATAGCATCTGAAAACAAATCCTTGCAGGAGCTGGAAGATGACTTTATGTGA
- the LOC118053491 gene encoding uncharacterized protein isoform X2 produces MSSAHVYLRLHKGQTIDGISEGVLEDCVQLVKANSIQGNKVNNIDVVYTPWANLKKTASMDVGQVGFHNSKMVRTVRVEKRINEIVNRLNKTKVERKPDLKAEREAVNAAERAERKLHLRDKKRREEMERLEKERQAEMRSYKGLMVAEKMTSNKQIASENKSLQELEDDFM; encoded by the exons ATGTCTTCTGCCCATGTTTATTTAAGGCTGCATAAAGGTCAGACCATCGATGGTATAAGTGAAGGTGTACTTGAGGATTGCGTGCAGCTTGTCAAAGCAAATTCGATTCAAG GCAACAAGGTGAACAACATCGATGTTGTTTACACTCCATGGGCCAATTTGAAGAAAACTGCTTCCATGGATGTTGGCCAAGTCGGCTTCCACAATTCAAAGAtg GTTCGAACGGTGAGAGTGGAAAAGCGGATAAATGAGATAGTTAATAGATTGAACAAAACAAAGGTGGAAAGAAAGCCTGATTTGAAAG CCGAGAGAGAAGCAGTCAATGCAGCAGAAAGAGCAGAGAGAAAGCTTCATCTGAGAGATAAA AAACGACGTGAGGAAATGGAAAGGCTTGAAAAGGAGAGACAGGCAGAGATGAGGAGCTACAAGGGTTTGATGGTGGCTGAAAAGATGACATCTAACAAACAAATAGCATCTGAAAACAAATCCTTGCAGGAGCTGGAAGATGACTTTATGTGA